The sequence TGGGCAGTAAGATGTAGTCTGGGTTCTCTGTGAATGGCCTGATTGTAGGGGGAGTAAATGGTTTtggttttcactctcttcttcatGAATATATCCATACatctgataaatatttaataattttccagaCACTGTCAGGCATAGGGGCTATACCGGGGAGTATGCCAAGTCATGGCCCTCATGGAACTGGTAAGCTAGTGGGAGACATCAACATTAATCTAGTAAACAGATCTTGTTATTTGAAATTCTATTATTTAGTGGACTGCACTGAGGATGGAGTGACTAGTTGTGGAGAGAATGCCATTTTAGATGAGGTGGACAGGGCCGGTCTTGCCAAGGAGATAGACAGCCTGAGAGCTGAGGAGAGAGACCCAGCCACGTGAAAGTCTGGGGAAGCCTGTTCAAGTCTACGACAAAGCAAATGTGTAGTTCTGAGGTGAAGGTGAGGTGGAGGAGGGGTGATGGCAAAACAGGCACAGACTCCACGTGGCACTATGGGCCAATGGAGACTTGTAATTTTAACAGTTATAATAAGAAGTGGTTAAGGgacttccaaaatcactgagggcggtgactgcagccatgaaattaaaagatgcttgctccttggagggaatgctatgacaaacctagacagcgtaataaaaagcaaagacctcactttgctgacaaaggtccatatagttaaagctgtggtttttccagtcatgtacagatatgagagttggaccacgaagaaggatgagcaccaaagatctgatgctttcaaactgctggcaaagactcttgagagtcccttggacagcaaggagatcaaatcagtcagtcctaaacgaaatcaaccctgaatattcattggaaggacttttgctgaagctccaatactttggccacctgatgcaaagagcaaccTTACTGGGAAAGCCCctatgctggagaagattgaaggcaaaggagaaggaggtggcagaggatgagatgggtagatagcaccaccaactcaatggacttgaatttgagcaaactccaggagagcatggaagacagaggcgcctggtgtgctacagtccatgagatcgaaaagatttggacacagcttagccactgaacaacaagggacttcccagatggtccagtgattaagagtcCAAGTTCCGCATGCAGGGAGGCTGTGTTGggtcactggtcagggaactagatccccagGCAACAGCAAAGATCCtgtgtggcaactaagacccagagcagccaaaaagagaaataaatacataaacagatactaaaaaaaaaaaaaaaaaaaagaatgactcctGGGCTTGAGCAAATAGAAGACAATGGGGCTCTAAGAGATAGAGAGGGTGGCTGGTAGGTGGTATTAAAGCCATAGGACTTGGTTCTGGTTGAAACATCATCCTCTTTTGTCTATTTCCTCTCCCTGTTAAGGACGCACGTAAATGGAAGAAGTAAACAGGAGAATGGCAGTTATCAAATTAAGGACACAATGTCGATACAAGACTATTCCAAACCTTTCTGTGGACTTAAGATTGTCCAATGAAGTCCTTTATCACAGTTTTTTCCTCCCAGTCAAGGTCCATGGATCATGAGTTAATATTtagctgtattagtttgctagaaCTACCATAACAAAGCGCTACAGACCAAGTGGCTTAAGCAACAGGGATTTGTTGTGTCAGaattctggaagccagaagtgtACAGTCAGGGTGTCAGCAGGGTGGTTCCTTCTGCGGCTGTGAATGAGAACCTGCTTCATGCCTCTCAGCCTCTGATAGCTTGCTGGCGATCAGTGTTCCTTGCCTTGTGTAgtatctctgccttcatcttcacctAGCTTCCCTCTGTGCATGTCCGTCCCTGTCCAAACTTTTCCCGTTTTAGAAAGATACTTGTCATACTGGATGAGGCCCTCAggaatgacctcattttaacgtGGTTACCTCTGCAGATTCTCTACAGAagttcacattctgaggtcctgggggttatGACTTCAACTTTACCTTTGGGGCGGGGGTGCAGGAATACCACTTGTAACAGCTGTCCTGTcacttctgttgttgctgttgttgttgaagtcgtgtccgactatttgtgaccccgtggaccgcagcatgccaaactcccctgtccttcactgtctcctggagtttgctcaaattcatgtccactgggttGGCGATGCGATCTGACATCACTTGAGTCTCTTTTAACTAGAGTGATTTCTCTGTCTTCCATGATTTTGACACTTTCTTTGCGGAATGTCTCTCAATTCAGATTTGTCTGATATTTCTTCACGATTAGATTCAGATTATGCATTTTCTACAGGAATATCACAGAAGCAATGTGTCCTCTGAGTGTCACATCCAGGAGGCACATGAAGGttgtatttgttcattttcttcactATGAACTAGACTGTTTTCCCCTTTGTAATTATTAAGTAGTCTGTGGGGGAGATACTTGTTGAGACCATATAAatatcttgttctttttcttttaaaaaaattttatttggccGCATCAGATCATAGTTGCATTGTGCGGGATCTTCAGCCTTTGTTGTGGTTTGCAGGCTGTTTAGTTAAGGCAtataaactcttagttgcagcatgtggcacttagttccctgaccaggaattgaactggcgcccccagcattgggagctgtggagtcttagccactggaccaccagggaagtccctaaataacCTGTTCTTCAGACTTTTACCCAATAACTTTTCACATCCATTGATGATTCTTCCCTGAATTTACTTTTACTCTGGTGATTGCAAAACTTTTAAAGGCATAAATAGTCATTTTATTTGGTCACTGTAAAATTAATTTAGTTGAGATCACACTTAAATTGGAAGTAATCCTCATGTGATAGAATCTTTTGAGGCCATAGGTCAAATCATGTGACATAACTTGAGTTTTAGCATTGGCGATTCATTGTGTGATATAAGACTAACAAAGAATTGAAACTTTAAACACATGAATGAATgtcttctgggttggtgaacacagGGATGGGCTGGGCAAGTGACAAGAAAGGGCATAGAAGcgccacaccccaccccacctcctctgttctatgcatctcttctttttggttgttcctgagttatatccttACGCTTTTGTGGTAAACCAGTAACCTGTTCTAATTGTGGACCGGTAAACATGTATAATAAAGTTTCTTGTCCACAAGAAACAAGtcccctccaactaataaaaaagaaagaaagaaagaaaggaagaaacaagtCCTAAGCCGACAAAAGCTATGATGAACTTAGTTATAAGTGTTACTTCTCAATCTTCAATCCCACTGCAGAAACCTGGGCAGTTCCTTCAGAAAAGATGGAAGAAGCAGTTAGACTGGGTCATCACCCTTCCTGTACAGTATTTTCAAACTTCCCAGTCATTAAAAGGAATGTTTTTCATACCATGGATTTTTCTCCTAAGGGGATATTTTACCTTGAGGAATAAAAGGGCTTGAAGTACAGGTTGTACCATTATTCAGATTTCCAGAGAGATTATTTGAAATCCAgttgagccacaggagaagcctgTTCTGATATATCTTCACAGAAACATTCTTGAGTGTGCAATAATATATGGATAATGATTTATGGAGCCAGCTGTGCTTATTAAGTCAACAGAAATATCTAAGTAAACACATAGCAacttttgtttgaaaaaaaacaTTGAGGTTAAAATTTacaaaagagggcttccctgatggtacagtggataagaatctgcctgccaatgcaggggacacaggtttgaccccttgtctgggaagattctgccTAAGGAGGAGCAGCTAAACCCaggagccacaagtactgagtctgggtgctgcaactactgaagcccgcatgcctggAGTctatgctccgcaacaagaggagTCACCAAAATGAGATGCCCATGcaccgcaacgaagagtagcTCCCACGGGCTACAGCTAgggacagcaacaaagacccaatgcaaccaaaataaataaataagtaaaattatatctttaaaaaaatttacaaaggattttcctccccaccctcaaAGAATCAGTGCTTCTGcatggtaattttaaaaataaaaattaatgacctAGTTACTTATAGTTTAACTTATACATGGTACTTGAGAGTGgaagaattactttaaaaaagattctCAAGTTGCAGCATTTGCTAGATTGGATGGGATTGTCCTCATTATCAACAAGAGCAACcactatatttttttccttctcttgactGTTTTGGGGGTTTGGTTCTGTTTTTTTGCTTCTCTCTCAGGCCAGAGACAATTAGGGAGCTGTCTGTGGTAACTAGATAGCTCTCTCAAAGGTCGCAGCTACGAAGGATGTCTGTGTTTGGAGGAACCCCTGAGTAAGTTGCTTCTCCACTACGTTGGCCAAACTCATTCTTGGCCCACGACACTGACATGACATGGAACATGGGTCAACAACCATCCCCCACGACCTCCTTGCCAGAGGATATTGCAAACACTTGTGCAAGTTTCCAGGTTACCTTAAACTTTGGGAGTAGAGCTGTGTCATCTGATTTTCAGGATCTTGAAATTATTTAATTACCATTTTCTTGGTTCAGATCTCCACTTGCTTGTCCAATCCAGAAACAGTTGAAGGCCAACATTTTCAGGATGCCTTTAGTTAGTCTTAAATCCGCATTTGtctaacattttgaaaaaaatgaaaatcattcaaaaataaaaagtttattttatttttattattattatctttttttttacttgcaCAAGTACTTACATCTGCGTTTTATGTTAGACCCGCTGTGTCCCATCTTAACGGACTGGAACAGATGACTGGCCTTCAATGCAAGAGGCTTACAGAAGAAACTTTAAATTTGGAAATGTTAGCTGTGCCAGAAATCCAAATTGCTTCACAGAGTATTTAGAAATAGGTCTTAAGAGTAACTCTTCCAATTCTTTCTGGTCACTGTAGCTGTATGTACCTATTAGCAACTTAACCTTAGCAGAAAGTGCTTCCCGTCAGCCTTATGAACATTTTATTGAGGCCTGCCACAGGGCTGAACGAGTAAACAAAATGACTGCCCAGAAAAACAGGAAGTtgaaatttgtcatttaaaacaacagcttGTACACTACATTGTCCACAGAGGTGAGCAATGACCTCTTTACCCAGAAAGTTTGCATGGAAGATAAACAGCAGGACGCCAGAGCCTTCTGGGGTAGTCTGtggggtgtctgactctttgcgaccccatggactgtagcctaccaggctccgccatccatgggattttccagcaatagtactggagtgggttgccattccttctccataaagtttattttaaaaatgtgaagacaCCTTTTATGTACAACTATGAAAGTGTcaaaatatattaagtgaaaaaaatcaagaacagCATGTGTACTATAGTATAGATGGAAAATAAAGATATACTCATCTTTGTCTTTATTTGCATAAtaagaagataaatattttatgaaaacagGTTCACCTTGGCAGGGATTGGCAAGCATCAGCATGGGCCAAGCCAACTCATTGCATGTTTTTGGAAATAAAGTTGAAAGGAAATAAAGTACACTCATTAGCTATGTATTGGCTATGAGAGTTTTCATACTAGGATGACAGAGGTCAGTAGTGACAGAAGTCACATTACTATCTGCCTTTTATGGACCCTTTTAGGGGCTTGAGGAGGGAAATGGTTGCATAGGAATTAGAGTGGGAATAATATACTTTCTGGatccccaagtggctcagtggtaaagaatcctcctgccaatgcaagaggcaggTTCTGtgtatccctgggtcgggaagatcccttggagaaggaagtggcaactcgctccagtatgcTTACCAGGGAAATCCATGTCAACTATTTGGTTACAGAAACAATAATGCTGCCCAAACCTGGGATCTATTTCTTCCCCTGGGAGGTCAGTGCTGGCCAAGTTCCTGACGGGAACACACTGAGGACATTTGGCAGGTGAGAATGTTTTTCTTCACGGGGTGCGGGGGGGGGGAgtgtttaaaacaaaattgagtcttttaatatattttaaaaattatttttaaattatatgtttttaattattttaaatgatttatttttattttaaactcactatattttcaaaattgtttaaaaaaacaaaagtcttacaattttatctaattatttaaagaatatttaaaaaatcaatgtataTTCATTGTAAAAAATGTTGATAATCTGTAAATGTGTAAAGAAAGCCAGCAAAAATCACCGACCATTAACCTTTTCTTGAATACATGCTTTttcatgtgtgtttatatgtatacatgggtgtgtatacacacaatatgtgtataaacatatatactgTGTTAGTATACATATTCCAGTGCAGTGTTAGtgactcactcatgtccgactctttgtgacccaatggactgtagcccgccaggctcttatgtccatggaattctccaggcaagaatactagtctggttaactattcccttctccaaggcatcttcccaacctagggatcgaaccccagtctcttgcattgcaggtggattctttaccttctgagccaccagggaagcccgtagtcACATACTGCTGGGTAACAAATCGCCCCAAAATTTAGTGGCTTCAAATGAccacaaaagtttatttttttcatatgtacCATGGGTCAGGAATTAGGAAATGACTTTGCTGGGTGCTTCTGGCTCAGATTGGCTTTGAGGATTGTAATTGAGATGCTGGCCAGGGCTGCCAGCATCTGAAGGCTGGTGTGCAGCTAGAGGATCTGATTCTACAGGGACTTCCTCACATGTTGGGCAGTTTTATGCTGCCTCTCGTCACACAGGCTCACTTTCTCAAAATACGGATTTCAGTATATGACTGCTTGAAGGTCTTCATGATCTGGCAGCTGACTTTCTCCAGAAGGAGTGACTCAACAGAGCCAGCAAAGATAAAGCCACAGTGTCAATGACCTCATCTCAGAAATcaccctagatcatctctgcaaTGTTTTGTTGGTTACATAAGTCAGCACTAGGGATTTgcttggtggtccggtggttaagactctgagctcctgatgcagggggcccaggttcgatccctggtcagggaactagatcccatatgcagcaactaagacacagtgcagccaaaaaagaaaaaataagtcagCACTAGTTTGGGTGATAGATTACACAGGGATGTGCATGCCAGGATATAAGAATTActggagggatttccctggtggtacagtggctaagaatccactttTCAGtgcagggacccaggtttgatccctggtcagggaactaaggtctcacatgttgcagggcaactaagcctgagaacCACAAGGAAGAGCCCACGTGCcaaaacaaagacccagtgcaaacaaacaaacaaaaagaaggatCACTGGGGCCTGTCTTGGagacatatcagttcagttcagttcagtcgcttagtcatgtctgactctttgcaaccccatggactgccgcacgccaggcctccctgtccatcaccaactcccggagtttacccaagcttatgtccattgagtcggtgatgccatccaaccatctcatcctctgtctttcccttctcccaccttcagtctttcccagcatcagggtctattccagtgaatcagttcttcacatcaggtggccaaagtattggagcttcagcttcagcatcagtccttccaatgaatattcaggactgatttcctttaggatggactggttggatctccttgcagtcaagggactctcaagaaccttctctaACAGCACAGAATCAGAGCAGGTGTGTGGAAATGGGAGTCtaccctcccccctgcctccaccTCCAAGAGCTTGACTGCATGGAGTACTTTGGGGGCTGGGTGGCCCCAAAGAAGAGTGATGTTTAGGAGCATGGATATAAAACTTAttaatgggacttctctggcaggtCCAGTGGTTATTCTTATGGAGGTTAAAAAACACCTTGATCCCTAccccacagcacacacacacatgaattatTCTAACTGGATCATCAGTGTACAAGCTAAAACCATAAAATTGTTTAGAAGAAAGTAGAAGATCTTCACATACGCCTTGaggtaggcaaagatttcttggaCTCAGAAAACAAAAGCCATAAAAGAGAAGTAATGAATAAATTTGGACTTCAACGAAATTAAAAGCTTCTCATCAAAAGATACCATCaagaagattaaaagacaaaccACAAACTGGGAGATGTTTGGGagtgatgtgtgtatgtatattgtatatattcaaCAGATGATTTGTATttagaatatatgaagaactcataGAATCCAATAATAACATTaagaacttaatttttatttatatattttttattttgttggccACACCatatggcttatgggatcttttttccctgacaagggattgaacccagtccctcagcagtggaagtgcggagtcctaacagttggaccaccaaggaattcctaataaagaacttaatttttaaataggtaAAAGATTTCAACAAACACTGTCAGAGAAGCTATCCAGATCGcagataaacacatgaaaagttgttcaACGTCATgcatcattaaggaaatgcaaattaaaaccacaatgttaTGGTATCTCATGCCCACTAAAGTGGCTAAAAGACTGACCAGATCAAGTGCTGACAAGGATTTGGAGTAACTAGagccctcatacattgctggggGGAAGGTAAGTAAGTGACTTTCAAAGTGACTCCaccactttgaaaaataatttggcagTTTCCTTTAAACAGACAGTTTGACCGTGCGACCCAAAAATCCCACTTGGATATTTCCCCACGAGAAACGAAAACGTGTTCAGCACAAGTTCATAAGCAAACTAAATCAGCTGGTAAAtggataataataatgtattagtCCATTCAACAGAGTGCTAACAAGCAATACAAAAAGGAGCAAGCTACTGATTCATGAAACATATAAATGGGTCTCAGAGCCATTATGCTGAAGCAAAGAAGCTAGACACAGAAGGATACATGCTTATAAGGTTCCATTCACATGAGATGTTTAAACAGGAAAACTCACCTATGGAGACCAAGAGCAGATGAGTGATTGCCTGAGGTGGGAGTGGGAAGACTGAGTTCAGAGGGGCACAAGGGGGTTTtggggggtgatggaaatgtgcCAAAGCTTGATTGGGATTCTCGCTTGCACAGTGGATACTTTTGTCAACAGTCAATGAGCAagtccattaaaaatttttttaaaataatttttttgtatttggctgcactgagtcttattTGCGGCTCTCGGGATCTTTAGTcatggcatgcaaactcttggtcgaagcatgtaggatctagttccctgaccagggatcgaacctgggcccctgcattgggaactcagagtcttaccCACCAGACCCCCAGGAAAGTCTCAAACAGATGTCTTTTAATGCATGTAATTTATACTTCAATTATATAGACCAAAACAATGTTTTCTGTTGCTACCACTTTAATTTTTCTGATCCGAGTGGGGCTGAACATTTTCCCATGGACATCCTGGTCTCCCAGAACCTTTTGAGCCTTGGGGTGATTCTGTCAGTGGATGGGAATGATCCCATGTACCCTGACTTCCAGGTTGTGCAGCTACGACATGACCCAGTCCCAAGtaaccctgatggctcagctcaGATCTGACCAGTACCCAATCCTCGTCTGTACCAAGTTGGTGGAACCGTTCCAAGCCCAGCTGGGCTCCCTCTACACTGTCCTCGGGGAACTGGAGCACCAGAAGGGTAAGCCTTGCCCTCATAGTCTTTTGGGTGCTTGGGCCTGGCTTCTAACCCAGCATGGGTCCCTCATTGGGGTTAACATTCCTTCCAGATCAGTAGGGACTCAAGGGAAAGAGATGTGACCGCCTTCCCAATGGACCTCCCATAGGGGAGTGAGAAAGCGGGGAGAGAAACCCTTCATTTCTGAAGGTCTAGAATGTGCCAGGCTTGTGGTTTGCTTAAAAGTTTTTGAATCTACTCACCAGCCCTTAATCTTAGTTATCTTATGGctatttcatagatgagaaaaccaagaccCAGAGAGGTGGGAGTAAGAGGCCAAGAAGTAAGAGGGGCTAGAGTCAGAGGCCAAGAAGTAAGAGGGGCTAGAGTCAGAGGCCAGGAAGTCAGGgtgagagaaatagaaaagaagcaaCCTGGGAGAATCTCTGTGGCATCGGGAGTAGAAGGTTGCAAAACTTTAAAACCTGGAACTTGGGATTCTTTGCCTCCCTCTCTGGCC comes from Muntiacus reevesi chromosome 18, mMunRee1.1, whole genome shotgun sequence and encodes:
- the TEN1 gene encoding CST complex subunit TEN1, which codes for MLPKPGIYFFPWEVSAGQVPDGNTLRTFGRLCSYDMTQSQVTLMAQLRSDQYPILVCTKLVEPFQAQLGSLYTVLGELEHQKDGSCVVKARVLTCVEGMNLPLLEQAIREQRLYQQERDRGQ